The following are from one region of the Verrucomicrobiota bacterium genome:
- a CDS encoding type II secretion system protein: MQTEQPAYVRVGPAPHVFVGGFTLIELLVVIAIIAVLASMLLPALSKSKAKAQGIKCMSNLKQLQYAWHFYADDNSDKITSSAYQNPVEPTAWVDGWLDFNASNSANTNTLILRDPNRSKFAAYLTEVDIYKCPADFSYVNIRGARVSRVRSMGMSQALGGPGGWLPPGSYNEGHKRYRTYYKTADMVDPPPAKLYVLLDEHPDSINAGGFANQMVENSAQARIIDFPASYHNGACGISFADGHAEIKVWKDPRSKPPVRNNNSLQLNVASPNNQDMIWLAERTSSRLGI, from the coding sequence ATGCAAACCGAACAACCCGCGTATGTCCGAGTCGGCCCTGCCCCGCACGTCTTCGTCGGCGGCTTCACTCTGATCGAATTGCTCGTGGTCATCGCCATCATTGCGGTCCTGGCGAGCATGCTGCTGCCCGCGCTTTCGAAGTCGAAGGCCAAAGCGCAAGGGATCAAGTGCATGAGCAATTTGAAGCAGTTGCAGTACGCGTGGCATTTCTACGCCGACGACAATAGCGACAAGATTACTTCCTCCGCATATCAAAACCCGGTGGAGCCCACGGCCTGGGTGGATGGCTGGCTGGATTTCAACGCCAGCAACTCGGCCAACACCAATACGCTGATTCTTCGCGATCCCAATCGATCCAAGTTCGCCGCTTACTTGACGGAGGTCGATATCTACAAATGTCCGGCCGACTTCAGCTACGTGAACATCCGCGGCGCGCGCGTTTCGCGCGTGCGCAGCATGGGGATGAGCCAGGCGCTCGGCGGCCCGGGTGGCTGGCTTCCGCCGGGGAGTTATAACGAAGGGCACAAGCGCTACCGAACCTACTACAAGACCGCGGACATGGTCGATCCGCCTCCGGCAAAGCTTTACGTCCTGCTGGATGAACATCCGGACAGCATCAACGCGGGCGGGTTCGCCAATCAAATGGTGGAGAATTCGGCCCAGGCACGGATCATTGATTTTCCGGCCAGCTACCACAACGGCGCTTGTGGAATCTCGTTCGCGGACGGCCACGCAGAGATTAAGGTTTGGAAAGATCCGCGCAGCAAACCTCCGGTCCGGAACAACAACAGTTTGCAGTTGAACGTCGCCTCGCCCAACAATCAGGACATGATCTGGCTCGCCGAGCGCACGTCGAGCCG
- a CDS encoding alanine--glyoxylate aminotransferase family protein → MQTPKSFQPPPRLLMGPGPSNVAPSVLQAMSRPLVGHLDPAFVQMMEEIKGMLRAVFQTQNEMTFPVSGTGSAGMEFCFVNLIEPGDEVVVGVNGVFGTRMVEVAERCGARVTKVEAPWGRIIEAQQIADTLKQRRPKLVAVVHAETSTGALTPVEEIARLAHEAGALFVLDTVTSLGGCAVKIDAWQADGVYSGTQKCLSCPPGLAPVSLSKRALEAAAQRKRKVQSWYLDVNLLSSYWGQERVYHHTAPITMNYALHEALRLTLEEGLERRFRRHQQNHESLKSGLAALGLSLAAQEGHQLWQLNTVTVPEGVEEAAVRKRLLSDFKIEIGAGLGPLKGKIWRVGLMGETSTKENVKAFLRALGQILKDGGRKVDVEAALAAAGS, encoded by the coding sequence ATGCAAACACCGAAGTCCTTTCAACCCCCGCCTCGGCTGCTGATGGGGCCGGGGCCGAGCAACGTCGCACCGTCCGTGCTCCAAGCCATGTCGCGTCCTCTCGTGGGCCATCTCGATCCCGCGTTCGTGCAGATGATGGAGGAGATCAAAGGGATGTTGCGTGCCGTGTTCCAAACGCAGAATGAAATGACTTTCCCGGTCAGCGGCACCGGCAGCGCCGGCATGGAATTCTGCTTCGTCAATCTCATTGAACCGGGCGACGAAGTGGTGGTCGGGGTGAACGGGGTGTTCGGCACGCGCATGGTTGAGGTGGCCGAACGTTGCGGCGCCAGAGTCACCAAAGTCGAAGCGCCCTGGGGCCGCATCATCGAGGCGCAGCAGATCGCGGATACTCTGAAACAACGCCGGCCCAAGCTGGTCGCAGTGGTTCACGCCGAAACTTCCACCGGCGCGCTCACGCCCGTCGAGGAAATCGCTCGTCTCGCCCATGAGGCCGGCGCCTTGTTTGTCCTGGACACCGTTACCTCCCTCGGTGGCTGTGCCGTGAAAATTGATGCCTGGCAAGCGGACGGGGTCTATAGCGGGACGCAAAAGTGTTTGAGTTGCCCGCCGGGTTTGGCGCCGGTGTCCTTGAGCAAGCGGGCGCTCGAAGCCGCGGCGCAGCGCAAACGGAAAGTCCAAAGCTGGTATCTGGACGTGAATTTGTTGTCCTCGTACTGGGGCCAGGAGCGCGTCTATCATCACACGGCGCCGATCACGATGAACTACGCGCTGCACGAAGCGCTGCGGCTGACTCTGGAAGAAGGCCTGGAACGGCGCTTCCGCCGGCATCAGCAAAATCATGAATCGCTCAAGTCGGGTCTGGCGGCGCTAGGTTTGAGCCTGGCGGCTCAGGAAGGCCACCAACTCTGGCAACTGAACACCGTCACAGTGCCGGAAGGCGTCGAGGAGGCTGCGGTTCGGAAGCGGCTCTTGTCTGATTTCAAGATCGAGATTGGCGCCGGCCTGGGTCCGCTCAAGGGCAAGATTTGGCGCGTGGGTTTGATGGGCGAAACCTCCACGAAGGAAAACGTCAAAGCGTTTCTCCGCGCCCTCGGCCAGATTCTGAAAGACGGCGGGCGCAAGGTCGATGTCGAAGCGGCCCTGGCCGCGGCGGGGTCGTGA